One part of the Botrytis cinerea B05.10 chromosome 8, complete sequence genome encodes these proteins:
- the Bcdug3 gene encoding Bcdug3 has protein sequence MCRFLVYKGSDAILLSKIILEPTHSILNQSFDSRLRLDMRRPHNGDGFGIGYYTEPELGPEPCIFTSTIPAWNCINLQRIASKTASPLIFAHVRATTEGSLSDDNCHPFSHGSLMWMHNGGLGGWKHIKRRLGERLADKWYLGVHGGTDSEWAFALYLDTLERMGHNPSAPPADGFGPTVLRHAMLATIKQINDFIAAIPEKTIEEENLDIRSLLNFAITDGHSIVCTRYVSSKTDEAASLYYSSGTTWEDKSNKGEYQMDRRDKGADIVLVASEPLTFERESWVTVPTNSTLTIHKQTVMVHPIIDEYYNHNPYHSRSSQFVTDKGLVTNEKSTPAPTPAPTGSTRLHQSLAKTINPSSAMLSPGENYDPNMANNASYTPATSDIRHATPAAFRPPISSNKSGEQGNTKKKRAAAPAPASVQIPAHSMNSGTSIGTSGVDYIDTPDTPELSKNSDSRNKIAQYFPELDSIDRN, from the exons ATGTGTCGCTTTCTG GTATATAAAGGCTCAGATGCCATTTTACTTTCCAAAATCATTTTGGAACCCACCCactcaattctcaatcagTCTTTCGACTCCCGTCTTCGTTTGGACATGAGAAGACCTCACAATG GTGATGGATTTGGTATTGGTTATTACACGGAACCTGAACTTGGACCTGAGCCATGCATCTTCACATCAACCATTCCTGCGTGGAATTGTATCAACCTTCAACGAATTGCTTCAAAGACCGCGTCGCCGCTCATATTTGCTCACGTACGAGCTACAACCGAAGGTTCCCTCAGTGATGACAACTGCCACCCTTTCTCCCATGGAAGTTTGATGTGGATGCATAATGGTGGATTGGGTGGTTGGAAACACATAAAAAGACGCTTGGGTGAAAGACTAGCCGACAAATGGTATCTTGGAGTTCACGGAGGGACCGACAGTGAATGGGCATTCGCATTATACCTAGATACACTCGAGAGAATGGGTCATAACCCAAGTGCTCCACCAGCCGATGGATTTGGTCCGACCGTTTTAAGGCATGCCATGCTAGCTACCATCAAGCAGATCAACGATTTCATTGCGGCAATCCCAGAAAAGACaattgaggaagaaaatcTGGATATCCGAAGCTTGTTGAACTTTGCAATTACCGACGGACATAGCATTGTCTGTACTCGTTATGTCAGTAGCAAAACCGACGAGGCAGCTAGTCTGTACTACTCTTCCGGCACTACATGGGAGGACAAAAGTAACAAGGGCGAATACCAAATGGATCGTCGTGATAAGGGTGCTGATATCGTTCTTGTTGCAAGTGAACCATTAACATTTGAAAGAG AAAGCTGGGTGACAGTTCCGACCAACTCCACTTTGACAATCCACAAGCAGACTGTTATGGTGCATCCAATTATCGACGAGTATTATAACCACAACCCATATCATTCGCGATCCTCTCAATTCGTTACTGACAAGGGTCTCGTCACCAATGAAAAATCAACGCCAGCTCCTACGCCAGCTCCTACTGGATCTACACGATTACATCAATCACTTGCCAAAACAATTAACCCATCGTCAGCCATGTTATCACCAGGAGAAAATTATGATCCCAACATGGCGAACAACGCATCATACACACCGGCAACCTCAGATATTAGACATGCCACACCAGCAGCATTTCGCCCCCCAATTTCTTCCAACAAATCTGGAGAACAAGGCAACACCAAAAAGAAACGAGCTGCGGCTCCTGCTCCTGCATCTGTACAAATACCAGCTCATTCAATGAATTCTGGAACATCAATTGGAACGTCAGGAGTCGATTACATAGATACGCCTGATACGCCAGAACTGTCCAAAAATTCTGACAGTAGAAACAAAATAGCGCAGTATTTCCCGGAGCTGGATAGTATTGATCGGAACTGA